CGAATCCTGTAAACCACAACTTATTCTTCCCGCTTGATTGACTGAACGGTGACAATCGTTGGAGCAGATAAGTAAAAATCGAATAGCGAACGGCCCAGTATCTCATGGCTAATGGCATTCAGATGGTCGTCATCACCATTAACAAAATATTCTTCTTTAGGACGAATCACTGAATCAGTATCAAAAACGCTGAACAATTGGTCATCAGCTTCATCAAGTACAATAGCCCGGCTCCGTTGTTGTAACCACTGATCAACTCGGTTCAGATGCGGAAATGGAGTCAGCAGCAGAACATTATGCCGAAAAGGCTTTAACTTCTTCAACAAGGAGGAGAATATAAGTGATCGCTTAGGCCGCACAAACGATAACAGGCCATCGCGAACTGAGGTCAAACAATTCTTCAAAGCTGAACCTTCCGCCTGTTTGGATCGCACAGAAGAATAAGGCAATATGGGTGTAGCTAGTGTGTCAGAGCAGCCCAACTGCCTACCAGTCGGCTGAAGTAACGATGCATCTAATTGTACAACAATCAGATCGTAGCGGTTGAGAGGCAATTGCGATAACGTAGCTACAATCTGCGGAATGGTCAGATGGGCATAAGCTTCAACAGATACCGTTTGACCAGCCCGGCTGATTTGCCGGATAAAATGACCGATATAATTTAACTTTCCTCCTGGCAAGCCATACCCATACGTATGTTCATCGCCAATAACCAGCACGTTCATTCGGGGATGTCAATAGGCTGAATAAACCCATTTCCTATCGTTACGTTATCGACCCATGAACTGTGGCAAAAAATAGAAATTAATTATCAACTTAAACAATAATTGCAACGTTATACGGTTGAGGAGCGTAGTTGTAAATAATCGTCTTTTACGGGTTCGATTGATACATATGATTTAATATTGCATTCAGATTTCTCCTTGATTATCAGCAGGGTGCATAAACAATCTGGCGAATCAATACAACCTATATAAATTGAATGAATTAAGTATTTACAATCAGGGCGTTTACGTAAATCTGACAGAACTTTGTTTTTTCGCAAATCATCTTCGTTCTCCGAAAATGACCTGCTTAGTGTCATAAGGGCTTGTCGTACC
This window of the Spirosoma aerolatum genome carries:
- a CDS encoding SGNH/GDSL hydrolase family protein, with translation MNVLVIGDEHTYGYGLPGGKLNYIGHFIRQISRAGQTVSVEAYAHLTIPQIVATLSQLPLNRYDLIVVQLDASLLQPTGRQLGCSDTLATPILPYSSVRSKQAEGSALKNCLTSVRDGLLSFVRPKRSLIFSSLLKKLKPFRHNVLLLTPFPHLNRVDQWLQQRSRAIVLDEADDQLFSVFDTDSVIRPKEEYFVNGDDDHLNAISHEILGRSLFDFYLSAPTIVTVQSIKREE